Within Longimicrobiaceae bacterium, the genomic segment GCCCGGCCTCCACGCATCTACCGAAATGCCTTTCGTGCAACGATTTACGGACGCATGGAATGCTTCTTGCCTGCCTCGCCGGGTCGGGGACCGCGCCAGTCGTGCCCTTCCCCGCACCTCCCCAACCCGCAGCCAAACGACCTCCACCCCCGCGGGGCGTGAGGGGCACACCGCAGGCGCAATGGAAAAGCGAGAGACCATCCTGGTGGTCGACGACAACCGGGACAACGTCGAGATCCTGCGCGCGTTCCTGGAGTCGCGCGGCTACGTGGTGGCCGAGGCGAGCGACGGCAAGGCCGCGCTGGCGCAGATGGAGCAGGTGCGCCCCGCGCTGGTGCTGCTGGACGTGATGATGCCGGGGATAGACGGCTGGCAGGTGTGCCGCACCATCAAGAACCACCCGGACCTGGGCAGCACCAAGGTGGTGATGGTCACCGCCAAGGGCGGCTTCGAGGACAAGTTCGAGGGCCTGCGCTCGGGCGCCGACGACTACGTGGTGAAGCCGGTGGACTTCAAGGACCTGCTCGCCAAGGTGGAGCGGAACCTCCAGGCATCGGGGCGCCAGGCGTGAGAATCGTAGCCAGCGTTCGCGAGGGAGGGCTGGGGGGCAGGCTGGGCGAGGCGGCGGCGCAGCTCGAGGCCGAGCTGCTCATGCTGCCGCAGGCGCTGAACGGCGTGACCGACGAGGTGATGGGCGCCCTGCG encodes:
- a CDS encoding response regulator: MEKRETILVVDDNRDNVEILRAFLESRGYVVAEASDGKAALAQMEQVRPALVLLDVMMPGIDGWQVCRTIKNHPDLGSTKVVMVTAKGGFEDKFEGLRSGADDYVVKPVDFKDLLAKVERNLQASGRQA